One genomic region from Camelus bactrianus isolate YW-2024 breed Bactrian camel chromosome 3, ASM4877302v1, whole genome shotgun sequence encodes:
- the ATOX1 gene encoding copper transport protein ATOX1, with amino-acid sequence MPKHEFSVDMTCEGCSNAVTRVLNKLGGVQFDIDLPNKKVCVDSKHSVDTLLETLGKTGKAVSYLGPK; translated from the exons ATGCCG AAGCACGAGTTCTCCGTGGACATGACCTGCGAAGGCTGCTCTAATGCAGTCACTCGGGTCCTCAACAAGCTGGGAG GAGTTCAGTTTGACATTGACCTGCCCAACAAGAAGGTCTGCGTCGACTCCAAGCACAGCGTGGACACTCTGCTGGAGACCCTAGGGAAAACAGGAAAGGCTGTTTCCTACCTCGGCCCCAAGTAG